A single genomic interval of Rhododendron vialii isolate Sample 1 chromosome 3a, ASM3025357v1 harbors:
- the LOC131319465 gene encoding transcription factor bHLH36-like, whose protein sequence is MFSLQQGDDLAFQISSIEQDLISSHASLETTGILTPPKRKRKKSLLYSNHDHQKEDKYGGSSTCTTTGSNGNKEKIKMTAHRDVERLRRKEMAELYASLRSLLPLEYVKGKRSISDHTNESVNYIKKLQKNINELSIKRDRLKNMANSTADTEGSTESCSSGRVTASLCWGGVEILINSGSEEVGFPMSRVLEILVEEGLDVVSCVSTRMERKLLHVIKSEVTTSANWMVRKDG, encoded by the exons ATGTTTTCTTTACAACAAGGCGATGATCTGGCGTTCCAGATCTCCTCGATCGAACAAGATCTGATCTCGTCCCACGCTTCTCTGGAAACCACTGGTATTCTTACCCCaccaaaaaggaagagaaagaaatcACTCCTGTACAGTAATCATGATCATCAAAAAGAAGATAAGTATGGGGGGAGTAGTACTTGTACAACTACTGGTAGTAATGGTAATAAAGAGAAGATCAAAATGACCGCACACAGAGACGTGGAGAGGCTAAGAAGGAAGGAAATGGCCGAGCTTTACGCATCGCTGAGGTCTTTACTCCCTCTCGAATATGTCAAG gGAAAGCGTTCCATAAGCGATCACACGAACGAGTCTGTGAATTACATCAAGAAATTGCAGAAGAATATCAACGAACTGAGTATCAAGAGAGATAGGTTGAAGAACATGGCTAATTCCACTGCGGATACCGAGGGAAGCACAGAAAGTTGTTCATCCGGTAGGGTTACGGCGAGCTTGTGCTGGGGTGGTGTGGAGATTCTGATCAATAGTGGGTCCGAAGAGGTAGGGTTCCCCATGTCAAGAGTGCTTGAAATTCTGGTTGAAGAAGGGCTTGATGTTGTTAGCTGTGTTTCCACTCGGATGGAAAGGAAGTTACTTCACGTGATTAAATCTGAG GTCACCACTTCCGCAAATTGGATGGTACGTAAGGATGGCTAG